One segment of Spodoptera frugiperda isolate SF20-4 chromosome 5, AGI-APGP_CSIRO_Sfru_2.0, whole genome shotgun sequence DNA contains the following:
- the LOC118271619 gene encoding LOW QUALITY PROTEIN: lysozyme (The sequence of the model RefSeq protein was modified relative to this genomic sequence to represent the inferred CDS: substituted 1 base at 1 genomic stop codon) — MHIKPLFAVPVCLVAVFVFWITGSSGLFIPNLTERCYRCLCHVSTNCDTSHGCTGGYCGPFNISRVYWVDAGKITFTEDDPERNHAWSDCARNYHCSKRIIEGYLEKYLFPXKNKKYDCNGDGVTNCFDYMMVNGNGGYGCTAPLNRSENGRKWLKRFEECQL; from the exons ATGCACATTAAACCGTTGTTTGCCGTACCTGTGTGTCTAGTAGCAGTCTTCGTGTTTTGGATAACCGGATCTAGCG GCCTCTTCATCCCCAATCTAACAGAGAGGTGCTACAGATGTCTGTGCCACGTGTCCACAAACTGTGACACGTCACACGGGTGCACTGGCGGCTACTGTGGACCCTTCAATATATCCAGGGTGTACTGGGTAGACGCTGGCAAGATCACGTTCACTGAGGATGATCCGGAGAGGAATCATG CGTGGTCAGACTGTGCGAGAAACTATCACTGCTCTAAACGAATCATAGAAGGCTATTtggaaaagtatttatttccgtaaaaaaataaaaaatac GACTGCAATGGAGACGGAGTCACCAACTGTTTCGACTACATGATGGTGAATGGTAACGGTGGCTATGGATGCACAGCTCCCCTGAACAGGTCGGAGAATGGAAGAAAATGGCTCAAAAGATTCGAAGAATGCcagctataa